The Paroedura picta isolate Pp20150507F chromosome 2, Ppicta_v3.0, whole genome shotgun sequence sequence GCACAAGTTGCTTCTGCACCGGAGCACGGCCACACCAACACCGACCAGCGGGTCCAGTACTAGCCACAAGGAAACACTCAACTCCTGCAGCGCTTCGTCTCTTTCTCCGGCAGTGAGCGTTGAACAAACGGCAAGGCGGCGCGAAGAGGCGGACGGGAGCCCGCGCAGACACGCGGCAAGCGAACCAGGGCCGCCCCAAGGCGAGCGCACAAGCGCACGTGGCGACGGAGGGCGCGACTTCCCGAGGCCAGATCGGGCCGAGCAAAGTTTGGGGGCCGCTCGCGAGGCAGCGGTCTCCGTGGGCCCGCCCCGTGGAAGCGAGGCTCCCCCGCAAGTCattggctgccgccgccgccccccgggTTGGACGGCGGCGCGGCCAGAGCTTGAAGCGCGCGCGGGCTGGGGAAGCGCCTGGTCGCGCCATGCCTGTGAACGGCTCGTCCTCGGGCCCGGCGGCGGGCAACCGCACCTCCTCGTCGGGCGGCGAGCCCTTGTCTTTCTTCAGCCTGCTGGTGCTGAGCTTGCTGGCGCTGCTGACGGCGGCCACCTTCGTGTGGAACCTGCTGGTGCTGGCGACCATCCTGCGGGTGAAGGCTTTCCACCGGGTGCCCCACAACCTGGTGGCCTCCACGGCCGTGGCCGACGTGCTGGTGGCGGCGCTGGTGATGCCGCTGAGCCTGGCCAAGGAGCTGTCGGCCGGGCGGCGCTGGCGCCTGGGCCGCGAGCTGTGCCGCGTGTGGGTGGCCTGCGATGTGCTCTGCTGCACGGCCAGCATCTGGAGCGTCACCGCCATCGCCCTCGACCGCTACTGGTCCATCACGCGGCACCTGGAGTACACCCTCCGCACCCGCCGCCGCGCCTCCAACGTCATGATCGGCCTGGCCTGGGCGCTGTCGGCGCTCATCTCCCTGGCGCCGCTGCTGGGCTGGGGCGAGACCTACTACAGCGCCGAGCAGGAGCGCTGCCAGGTCAGCCAGGAGCCCTCCTACACCGTCTTCTCCACCTGCGGCGCCTTCTACCTGCCCCTCTGCGTCGTGCTCTTCGTCTACTGGAAGATCTACAAGGCGGCCAAGTTTCGCATCGGCGGCCGGAGCAGGAGGAACGCCGTCTTGCCCCTCCCGGAACTGGGCCAGGTAACCCGCGGGGTGGGTGCCAGGGGGAGGCTCCCCACTGAGTTGCGGCTCAGGGACTGGAGGCCCTGATCCACAAGGCCCCTCGGATGTGCAGGTGTGGTTGCTGGGAGGGCCAAATGAGGGAGCCCTCCAAGGTGAGGAACAGTTGGACAAAGTTTGATTGGAGCCAGGCTTAGCCCAGCAACTGCGGCTCTTAGACATGTGGTGTAATAATGCGGAGTGcttgaaaaaaaatctctgcctGGGACAGCCGCTGCCAGTccgagcagacaatactgaccttgttaGACCAATGGTCCAACTAGTGCTGGACAGCTTTAGGTCTTCACATGTAGGCTGTTTTCCCCAAATGCCCTTTATCCAGGGCTTCAGTTGAATCAAAGCCTAGACCAGAAATGTTTTCAATGTCCCAGAATAGAGTGATCCTCAGCATGCACACAGGACATTTTACTCTGTTGTCAGGTCCCCCAACTTGCTCCTGTGAAGTTTCCAGGCAGTGTTTTCTACAGACACCATTCCCGTTAGAAACGCAGAATGTTGAGGCACAGATAGCTGGGAGGAAGCCAGAGACACAGGGAATTGGACAGGCAGCATGACTTAATTTTGTAAAATAGAAGGTGTGGAACTGTTTGGAACTTGTACCTTTTGAATGCGGGAACCCTCACCTCTCATCCCAGAGCTGTGTTGGCTGAATGAAATGACTCCATGATGGGGTTTATTGATTCACATATTCTTGGTATGACTGAGATCCTAGGATTTGGTATCTTCTTTTAGAAATAAGCTGGAAAGAAAACAGGTCTGAATATCTGGAATAAAGACAGAACAATCAGCCAATATTTAGGGTAGCTGGATAGCTGCAGGGTGAAGGGAGGAGGCTTAAACAGAAAGACAGTAGAAATGCAGACACTAGAACGCTGGTGTGACAGGGTGAATGCAAAGCCCTCCTTCCCCTGAGCTTTTTGAGCTTTTATTTTTGGAAGCTAcccaaaataaagtaaaatataatgattttccaactttttttttgttttgccacaAAAAGTCAAGTACACcatgtttttttctccttttgctaATCTTatggtaagctactttgagatctcTTGTCCATTTGATGGCCAAGAGTTCAGAATAAATAAACAGTACACATTTTGACTGTGTAGCCTATTATACCTTTCCCCCTTCTGCATTCTGTTTGCAGCCTGCTTGACCTTGGCCTGAATTGCTGTGTCAAATGCAGGTGTTTGTGTGAGCTGGTCTGGAAGACTGATCATTTTGATGTAAAGAAAAGAACCTTTCAGTTATATTGTAAGGTCCACAGCTGGACTGATTCACTAGCAGATATGTAAATCTTCTCATAAGAATATGGAACTGAGGAATAATGAGACAGTGGTGTACAGGAGTAATTTGATAAGTCACCAGAAACAtaacagccttgctggatcaggactGAGGCCATTTAATTCAGTCTCTTGTCTTCATCTGCGGCTATTAGATGCCCCCTGCAAGAAAACAAGCGGAGATTCAACCCCTTTGGTGTGTCGCCTCTTCTAAGTACTATGAAGATATCGTGGCTAATAGCTTCTGCTAGACTTACCTGTGCCACCCTTTCTTATAATGGCCACAGTCACAGTGATGAAGAGCGTCATCCCAAGGACACTTTTTTGGAAGTGAGCACCATTCACAGGCCTGAGTAGACCCACTTAGGAAGCTATGAGAAACTGTCAATGATAGTAATTGATCTGTTTCTTGTCATCTCAGTAAAGGATGCACATATTCCAATGGACCCGCTTTGCACAGAGGTGCATAACTTGTGAGTCTGTGTGGCAGATTACAGGTTTTTAAATCATTATTGCACATTCTGTGCATCTGCCTCATATCTCAGATTGACTTGTTTCTTATCACATTGTCATACACTTTTCTCAGCTTCCTGCTCTTGGTCCCTTACATTCCTGAAATTTCAGTCTTCAGAATGTCTTTGTGCCTCTCCTGCTGTTTGTTTTGACCTGCAGTAGACAAAGCAGAATGTGCTTCTCCATGCCTTCCTGACTCTGCCTACTTTGGATGGCTCCAAACAGGTCCCTTCAGCTGCATGCTGCAGCCATGGAGAAAACTGACCTTGTGACTTTTCCTCATCCTTACACCATTGGTCCATTCTAATGCCTGTATAATGCAGGAAATACTTTGTGTCTTGCAGGAGGGGTGTTATGCAGATTACGAAACCAGGCTTGCAAAAGGTAGTGTTCAGTTCTGTCTCCTGTACAAGAAATGCTTGGCTGTCCTCAAAGGAATGATAAACTCTAAAGCTGAAGTTGGGTGCTCACAACGCCTTGCAACTAGTTGGATTTCATTGAGAGAAGAAAGAATCAGAGACTGAATGCTGCTCCCTAGAGACCTTTTTATCAACGTAAGAGCCTTGCTGCATCAGAGCCAATTTATTCTCAATTCCTTTCTCAATAATCTAACATAGAgtgtgcctttttcactgctgtagcAGACTGGGTTGACACTTCCATGGAGTTATCTA is a genomic window containing:
- the LOC143829425 gene encoding 5-hydroxytryptamine receptor 5B-like; amino-acid sequence: MPVNGSSSGPAAGNRTSSSGGEPLSFFSLLVLSLLALLTAATFVWNLLVLATILRVKAFHRVPHNLVASTAVADVLVAALVMPLSLAKELSAGRRWRLGRELCRVWVACDVLCCTASIWSVTAIALDRYWSITRHLEYTLRTRRRASNVMIGLAWALSALISLAPLLGWGETYYSAEQERCQVSQEPSYTVFSTCGAFYLPLCVVLFVYWKIYKAAKFRIGGRSRRNAVLPLPELGQVKEASHQPQMVFTARHATVTFQTDGETWREQKEKKAAMMVGILIGVFVLCWIPFFVTELISPLCSCTIAPVWKSIFLWLGYSNSFFNPLIYTAFNKNYNNAFKNLFVKPR